A DNA window from Porites lutea chromosome 6, jaPorLute2.1, whole genome shotgun sequence contains the following coding sequences:
- the LOC140940711 gene encoding uncharacterized protein, whose product MDALRAYFVNSFPLCPMTLCKLRQSLCACFNRCMARKKGVYFEVWLEDIGRIKRQSKQHRYPCSVAVIQPLDCKMAEKKTGPEASNGEDNSQLSQGQAHEEEDEQQNLQLVNRNNTLEDGNLFPLPGWTEKGQRVQQCTEENPPGGIDTETGNPQEHECLCQTCQST is encoded by the exons ATGGACGCCTTGCGAGCCTATTTCGTTAACAGCTTTCCACTTTGTCCCATGACTCTCTGCAAGCTTCGACAATCGCTTTGCGCATGCTTCAATCGATGTATGGCACGAAAGAAAGGAGTTTATTTTGAAGTTTGGCTCGAGGATATCGGACGCATCAAAAGACAAAGTAAACAACACCG GTATCCCTGTAGCGTTGCCGTAATTCAACCCTTGGATTGCAAG atggcTGAAAAGAAG acggGGCCAGAGGCTTCAAATGGAGAAGACAACAGCCAGCTGAGCCA GGGTCAGGCTCACGAAGAGGAAGACGAACAGCAAAATTTACAGCTGGTTAATAGAAACAATACATTGGAGGATGGAAAT CTCTTTCCTCTGCCCGGTTGGACGGAAAAAGGACAAAGAGTGCAGCAGTGCACTGAAGAGAACCCCCCAGG GGGTATCGACACTGAAACAGGAAATCCCCAG GAACACGAATGTTTGTGTCAGACATGTCAAAGCACATAG